TAGAAACTAGTGGCAGCAACATCAACTGACTGCAAGCAATCAGCCAATCGAGGTGAAAGCAATTCTCTTCCTTACGCAGATCGGCTCTGGTACACTTCATAAAAGCCACACTCGGTTCGCTATCCGCACATCACCAGCGTCATGGAAAGCGATCGCGTTCAGCTATCTCGAGATGATGAACAGGTCAATGGCGGGATGGACGATTGTCACGCAGATGGGGAGGAGCAACATACGCTCCAGAGGCAGGACTTCCCGTCGTTGACCCAGGACTGTGTCGCCTGGGACGAAAGCAATAACTTGGACTTGCGCGACATAGTATCGCCGCCGGAACGTAATCGTTTACGAGATGATGAGGAAAGTACACCCAGGACAACCGTCTCCAGGAAACAGCGTGAGAGAAAATGGAGACGACGCCGTAAGTCATCTCTATCCAGCGTTACGAAAGTGCTGCCCTCCACAATAACGATCGCAAAATCTCCGCAACAATTACGACGCGACGCGGAAACAGAAATTGGCGCCATCTTTTCACGTTTGCAAGACGAACACATTGACGGTACGGCTGATTTAAACGAACCGACACAGGAAGCAAGTAACACAGCGCAGAATGCTTCATTCTCCCGTAACATGGATTCTAAGCATATAGTGGATCATAGCCTTCCTGTTCAGCCTCGGCGAAGACACACTGGGGATAGTATCCACGAAGACTGGAAGCGTCCAAAAGTTACGCCAACAATAGTACCAGGTGCTACAAGGTCATTGGGAAACGGACCTTCTCCAGAGTTCTTGCGGACGTTCGGAACGCCAAAGACGGGTAATGATGGACTTGCGCTCTTGGAGAATTTGTTGCAGCAGGTCCAAACTCCTTCCCCCAACAACAGTAGTAGCATCACGGTCAACGTTCCATGCACCATCGGCACCAGCAATAAGGCTAATGATTCCGCCCCCGTACCGGCTGAACCAAAATCTCAAACTCGAGATGCGATATCAAGTAGCTCGATTCCTTCGCAGCCAAATACATCGATCAGCTCAAATGTAGCATATGAGGCTAGCACTACTGCTACTTCGAAGATCAACTGTGGGACACCGTCAGATGAATTTGGCGATCTTGATTTGAATTTGATAGATGCCCTTATGTCAGATTCGTTGTCAACGAAACCAATTTTGACGTTACAGAAGGAGGCGCTTGAACCCGAAAATGCTGCTCATTCCACTTCTGCTCCATTGCAAGTTTCCGCCTCGGGAGCTTCCATTCCCACAGTCACCACCAAAGAGACTCATGTATCTCCCAAAGATTCCATCCTAACAAATTCCGAAAAGGCCATTCCAAACTGCAATACTGCCGACCAGCATCCAGTTAAGACGAAGATGTCAGTACCGCCAGAAACAGCAGTACAACAGATTAACAAATTCGAATTCTGCGACGAATTTGGAGACTGGAATATGAGCGTAGAGGATATGGATGAAATTGAGTCCATAATGCTGGCTGGTACGCAAGCCCCATTTGACTGCAGGCCTCTGCGACAGGGTGTGCCTATGAATGGCATGTCAGCGAAAATTCTTCCGAGGCCTGAACAGTTGGCTGAAAATGTTGCTAAGGACATCGATACTGATCCGTTCGGTGATTTTCCCGAGGTTGACTTTGAAGAACTCGACAAGTCAATAGCTGCGCATCAGACTCATTCCCAGCCGACCAACTTGACTTTGCACACGTGTGTCAAGGTCCAGTCACTGACGCTGTACGACCAGCATCCTCACTCGCGGCCAGCGATTGCCCCCGTGATTAATCCTCTATCCATAACCCAAGAAGCGCCAGGAGAACTTCACCACTTATCATTTACACGCTACAAGGTCCTTCAAGTTTTCGAGGACACCACAACTTTCACTAAAACCTTATCTTTGGCCAGTTGGCAGACTAGCATGCTAAGGGAAGACATCCGTCGCACTTGGCATCTTGATGATCGATGTACTTCAGACGCAGCGTGGCCCGAGGCCGGACTGGTTCATTTGCGGGGCGAATGGTATCATACAAGAATCACAACTGGAGATGTGATCCACATATGTTCGTTGACAGGGCGCTTTCGAACGGACACTTTACCATTGATCCTGCACACATGTCCTCCACCGGGGAGCGTCGAAGACGATCTCGTAATCGTGGTGCATCCGGATATGCTCTTGACTCCAACTTGTATTAGTGAGACAGTGAGCTGCACACGGCGTGCCGTGCTGAAATCGCGGTTGGGATCTTCGGGACTGACTGGTACGTACCGACCGAGTGTATAAGGTGTAAGCTTTGAAATTGCGATTTACGGTTAGCGATTCTTTTGTTGCTTATAGCCAAGGCACCGTTGTTTGGTACGATGCGCCATGAGCTGTTTGAAGAGTCCATGAGAAAGCGAGATTTTTCCGTCTCGACTGCCCAAGATTCTCTGCATACAATTGTTCGTCAAAACGCGGAAGGTATTCTTGCGTGCTCAACCTCGTCGAGAGAATGTGAGCGCGAGGTTATCAAATTTGCGTCACAGTTGCAGCGCTTTGCGAATCAGTATACCGCTTTTGGTGAACGTAAAAAAGATAAGCAAGCAGAGCATTATCCATGGCTCGAAAGTGACGGAAAAGAATCCTCGAAGAAGTTTTTGGCGACCTCGGTCGAGTGCATTGAGGAACCCATCATATCACCCGAGCTTGGCCTAAAAGGGAACGTTGACATGATTGTTAACGCTTCAACAGTCAGTAAAGATCCATCCGGAAAGCCCTCGCCCTCAATTGTTGGTATCGAGCTCAAAACTGGTCATAACCAAAGGACGCAGAACGCTCACATGGCTCAGCTGGCTCTGTACACTTTGATGCTAAAGACGAAGTACGGAACAAAAGGCGATCAATCAAGCCAAGCCAACGGCAGTACCGACACAGGTGTACTCTTGTACATGAATGGAGATTCCTTCCGTGCAGTGCACGTTGCGCCGAGACTTGGAGAAATCAAAAGCCTTGTCGGTCAACGAAACGTTGTAGCAAATGAAACCCGAAGAGTATCAAGGCCTCGCGGTGTCGTTCTCAATTACGAAGACAAGAACCTCCAGAACAATCAATCTTCCAGGCAAGTAAACAAACGACCAGGTAAAAGACGAATCAGCTTTTTTGAAAGCTTGTCTAAatgtttttccttttttgctCTTGTAGTGTGACATTGCTTGACCCTCCGCCTGCTGCACTACCTAACTTGCTTCCAAGTTCGCACTCCTGTACCAAATGCTTTACAAATCGAGAATGCATGATGTACGAACGAGCATCCCTCAGCTCAATGGAGACGGGCAGTGTTCTTCAGGCCCACTCACACAAGGAACTTTTGAGAACGTTCACTGGTCACTTGAGCAACTGTGACTTTGCCTATTTTCAGAAATGGGATCGACTTATTGATCTGGAGGCAGACATAGGGCTCTCTTCTGTTGCCGAGTCATGGTTGATTCCATCTTCCGTGCGTGAAAAAGTCACGGGGAAGTGTATGTCAGGCATGTGTTTCAATGGGATTCATTCGCTTAAAGATTCAACAAGTACAAGAGAATCCTCCACAATGTTCCTATTGGCCTTCAAACGAAGTTCCGGAGCAAGAGAGTGCAGCCCTCTGGATAGCCTTGCATTTGAACCAGGATGTCATGTCATTGTAAGTATCGATTGTACGAGCCTGGAATCGAGATTTGTTGGTCCACGAAATGCTCGTCGACAGATGCACATTGTCCGAGGATTCCTGAGCCAAGCAACTGAAAGCCTCGTCCTTCTTCGTGCCGGCAAAGATGATTATGATCGCCTGCGACTGATAATAGGAAATACTTGTGATCAAGATAGCGGTGTTTTGTTTCGTTTGGATCGAGACGATGTTGCTACAGGCATCGGAACTCTACGCCAGAATCTTGTAAAACTCTTTGTCGGAGATGCAGTCGAAGCTGACCAAGATGAAAATGCTTCTCTTAGCGCCAGACTTGTACGTCTGCGTAAATCCATTGTTGCGCTTCGCCCACCAACCTTTAACAAGTCGAGAGTCAGCTCGGTGTTTTCGCCGACTCCTGGAACGACAGAAGAAATAGTACCTGGTTGCGATGTCATGGATCTCGTCCTCGAATTTGCTGAGCTAAACCAAGACCAGCGAGCGGCCGTCGAACAGGTGAGTTTACCTTGCTGATTTTCGCAGCTGCTTCGTTACTCTCGTACACTCAATCAACATTTTAGATTTTCTCCGCCAACGATTTTTCTCTCATTCAGGGTTTGCCCGGCACTGGCAAAACTTCGACAATAGCTTTTGTTGTACGCCTTCTCGTTGCACACGGAAAGCGAGTTCTAGTTACGTCGTATACGCACGCTGCCGTCGATAATATACTTTTGAAGCTGTTGGACACAGGAATGGCTGAAACGACTGCGTCCCGACCGTCCCCAGCGATTGTCCGCGTGGGGCAACTCACCTCGTGCCACGCAGAGGTCCGGTCAATCATGGTGGGCGAGGTCGCAAGGGGCCTCGAGCAGTCAATCAGTAATGGGCCATTACACTCCTCACCGTCTGCGGAGTCGCTTCGTCAAGTTGTTTCATCTGCTGCCGTTGTTGGTGCGACAGCTTTATCAGCACCCCGATCGCCTCTTCTTGTAGGAGAACATTTCGATATTGTTATTGTTGACGAAGCTGGTCAAATAAGCCAGCCAGCAATAATCGGGGCTCTTCTTACAGCGGACTCATTTGTTCTAGTGGGAGATCACATGCAGCTGCCGCCTCTTGTGAGCAGTGATCTTGCGGATATGGGAGGTAGGTTGCGCTTTTTGGTGTTTTCCACCAAATATGGTAGACGTCTCTAATGCATCTTTGCcttttttcgaaaaggattCGGGGAGTCGATGTTAAAGCGTCTTGCTGAAAAGCACCCAGATTCGGTTTGTCAGCTTACTTTCCAATATCGAATGCATGAGGACATCTGTCAGCTTAGCAATGATATTGTGTACGCAGGGAGTCTCAAATGTGGAAACGATGATGTTAGGTATCGTAAGTTAGATTTACCTGGTTTCCCGGAAAACATGGGGAATATCGGCGACGTTGCAACTAATGCATGGCTAATGCGCTCGGTGGACCCTGATTTTCCTGTTGTCTTTCTGGATACGGACAAAATTCGACTGGACCTATCGTCAAAAGGCGAAGGATTGGAAGCGCTCGAACGGACGTTACGCAACAGAGATGGGGGCAGCATTGTCAACTACGTCGAGGCCCGTATCGTCCAGTTGATTGTTGAAGGTTTTCTTTCCTGTGGTATTGAGGCTCAGGCAGTGGGAGTGATTTGTCCGTTCCGGGCTCAGGTCAGTAGAAGCGTACAGTATGCCGAAACCAACGCAATCCCTTTAATTAACAGTCATGTTTGTTGCGAATATTTCAGCTCCGTGTCATGGACGAGTGTGCTTCCCTGGCAAGCTGGAAGAGCAAAGGTCTTGAAATGAGCACTATCGATCGATATCAAGGCCGAGACAAGCCAGTCGTTGTAGTCTCATTTGTTCGAAGCAACGAGAAAGGCCGAGTCGGTCGCCTTCTACAAGACTTCAGGCGTCTGAATGTGGCCATAACACGAGCAAAGTGCAAGCTTGTGATGGTGGGGTCGTTTACTACATTGTATGCTGGAAGCAACGTTTTAAAGCCCGTTTTGAACCGTATGCGAAACAAAGACAATGTTGTTTCGTTGTCACCTAATGTCTTCACCACTAATATTGACAGTCAGTGATACCGCTGGTTTCATGAAATTAAGCGTTCCCGTTCCAAAAAGCTATCTAAAATCATTATGTAGTAAGGATCTGGTCATTTTGTTCGAATTCGTACTGCCGATCTGCCTCACTTTTCGTTACAATATTCCTGATTTCCCGAGAGAGTTGTCCGAGCCCTTGTCCAGATACTCCAGCACTAATACCGAAGACATTCTGCTCACAATTGATTCCGGCCTCTTTTGCAGCTTGCCCGACCGCTTCGAGAATCTCGAAGGCTtgttcttccgtcaaaagaTCCAGCTTGTTGGCAACCACTAGCGCACGTCGTTCCAGAAGGCTTCCGTCACCGTAAGATTCCAACTCTTTCGCTAAgattttcaaatcttccGCTGGATCCCGAAAGTCTGTACCTGCTGCATCGACAATGTACAAGAGTGCCTTCGTTCGTTCAATGTGGCGCAAAAAGGCGTGTCCACAACCTCTGCCTTCAGATGCGCCTTCGATCAAACCTGGAATGTCAGCCGCTCGGATCCTGTATCCATCCTGATATTCAATACATCCAATAAGGGGATGCAGTGTGGTAAACGGATAGGGAGCAATCTCGGGCGAAGCTCGGCTCATAGCGTGTAGGAGACTGGACTTACCAGCGTTGGGGAAACCAACTAGCCCGATGTCTGCGATGAGCTTGAGCTCCAGCTCCAGAAAGGCAATTTCACCAGGTTCTGGTTTGGCCTTACGAATCAAGATTTTCGCATCAGGAGTAGGTCCCTGTGCACTCGCATAGTAAGACGAGCCAATTCCTCCTTGGCCGCCCCGTGCCACCAAAGCATAGGAACCAGGTTCATCCAAATCCGCAATCACCACGGTGCGTCGTACTGAATCGGTAAGACTTTCTTCATTCCCAGCTAGTTCGTCTGCTGAGCCGTCTGGAGTAACCTCAATCTCGAAGCCTTGCTGGAGTAAGCGAAGATCGCGCTCcccttcttcatcatcgtcatcctcacTATCGGACAAATCACCGTTTTCACTCTCGCGTTTTGTACCCGCTTCATCCCATACCCTTGAGTCTTTCTCTTCCTCCACCATATTGGCCTGTTGGACACTACTCCACGACGGCCGGTTCACCAGTTTTCTCTCTTCGTCCCATTCATCTCCTGGATCCAATATCCGTTTCACTACAACTCCACAGGGAACTCGTATAATCAGGTTTTCCCCTTTCCGTCCGGAACATTCCTTGCTCGACCCGTTGGTGCCCTTTTCCGCTTGCGCGTGTGGATGCGTCCACGACAGCGTTTGCTCCCTCGGATCGGCGACGAGGAAGACCTGACCTCCATGACCACCGTGCCCACCATCCGGCCGTAAATGATGTCGGCGGCGCATTTGTTCGGAGGAAAGGGACCCCTTTCCCCCGGCACCTCCCGAAACCTGGACCCTGACCCGATCCACGAAGCGGTAGGAAGGTTTGTTGGatttcttgctcttttcgtttcgtttcggcTGCGATATGACACGAGGATCCACGAGAATATCCAGGCTATGGACAGTCGTGGTCGAGTACAACCGGATCCTATGCAAAGAAGCGCCCGTGAGCGTGGCCGAGCGCAGGTTAGCGACGAGGTGCATGTTCGGTTGAAGTCTCCGTGGTGCTGTACGAGTTGTTAGGTATTGTTGTCGCAGGACCGGACCGAGCTTTAGCGGATGCCGTGAGGGGCGTAACAAATGCATTCCTCAACAAACTTCCTCTACGACTGAAAGGCTTTGCAGCGTTAGATCCTCTTAAAATATGGTAATTGAATCCGATTTGACGTCCATGTCACAGCTTGTAGATCGATCCCATGGTCTCTAGTAGCTCGGAGAGTCAAACCATCACCTGACCATCGAGATGGGATTTTCTTGATTTGGTCGATGTACTTTTCTACATAAAACCGAAAGTCACACCGCCTAAATTCGTCTCCTCTGTTACGAATAGATAATTGGTTTATGTTAACAGTGAATGAAAATATATAACTACCCGTAAGTTAGCAATTGAATTCTGTTCTACCAAACTATCTCTTCCTCGGCATTAATTTAGTTTATGCCTCACAAAGCTGGCTGCTAGCTGTAAAAGTAAGGGAACACTAACTTTAACACTTTCCCGGACGACCTCCCTAGCGCACTTTTCCTCGACAAAGCCAAATTCTCAACCAGGAGACGTTCGATTCTTGTTGATGTGAAATCTGCAATTGTCATGAGAAGGAAGTTTCACTCTTCACTCTTTCTCTTTCATCCATGGTTTGCTAGAGATATTGGCTAACTGTCAATGGATGTACCCGCCTCTCAAGCCGAACTTTTCGAAGCAACTTGGACTCCCAATCTTTGTTGTGTCTTCTCGGATACAATTCCTATACTAGATAATTTGGAAAGTCAATGTCATTCGGTATTTGGCCAATAATTCGGTAACCGTTCTTGTGAAATCACATTAAATGAAGAATGTTGGTATACTGTTAATCAAAATTCTGAGGAAGCCACACACGTCTTTCTCTCGTTTCACGACTGACGATGACCTGCGTCTATTTCGGCGCGTCCGCATCCTCCTGCGGGATGTTGCCGCTCCTCGCAATCCTGATATGCAGTGATAGAgtaattaactgtaaggcgCCGCTGCAACTggattttttctttcatttgaGCGAAGGCAGTTCCTAAAGCTCGACGATCCACAAAAAGTCATCTGAAAAACGCTTACAAGCTGTTTCACCTCTTCCGCTACGACTAGCAATAATCAGTATGCTCACAGCGGACAAGCGGCCGACGCAGCGCTACGAACAAGTCGTCACTGAGATCGATCACTGTTCAGACGCTGAGGAACAGCCGGTAGACCTTGACACAAATCACAACATTACGCATCTACCTTCTCCATTGCCTCTGGTAGAAAATGAAGATCTGTTTTCAACCGCCCCAAATTTAAAGAGCCACAACGATAACGACTTGGAATACATTTCCACTGATGTTGCTTTGGAGAGAATCGGTATGGGAGCATTTCAAATACGTATTTTGATTGCTTCTGGACTTTGTTTTGCGGCTGATGCCATGCAGGTGATTTTACTTAGCTTCCTCTCGCTTGTCGTCCAAGACCTTTGGTCGCTCAGCAACGACTTGACAGCGATGATAACCAGTTCATTGTTCGCCGGTAGCATGTTAGGTACACTGATTCTTGGTCCATTGGCCGATTCCTGGGGACGTCGACCCGTGTTTATGCTGGCATCTTCCATAatttccttctttggtttcGCCACCTCAGCAGCGACAAACTATGGTATGTTGACTGCCACGATTTTTGGGGTCGGGGTTGGTGTTGGCGGTTTAACCGTGCCGTTTGATATTCTTGCAGAATTTTTGCCCTCGTCGCAGCGAGGTACAAATTTGCTTAAGATTGAGTATTTTTGGACCATCGGCTGTCTTTTTG
The Phaeodactylum tricornutum CCAP 1055/1 chromosome 7, whole genome shotgun sequence DNA segment above includes these coding regions:
- a CDS encoding predicted protein, whose translation is MQLPPLVSSDLADMGGFGESMLKRLAEKHPDSVCQLTFQYRMHEDICQLSNDIVYAGSLKCGNDDVRYRKLDLPGFPENMGNIGDVATNAWLMRSVDPDFPVVFLDTDKIRLDLSSKGEGLEALERTLRNRDGGSIVNYVEARIVQLIVEGFLSCGIEAQAVGVICPFRAQLRVMDECASLASWKSKGLEMSTIDRYQGRDKPVVVVSFVRSNEKGRVGRLLQDFRRLNVAITRAKCKLVMVGSFTTLYAGSNVLKPVLNRMRNKDNVVSLSPNVFTTNIDSQ
- a CDS encoding predicted protein; protein product: MHLLRPSRHPLKLGPVLRQQYLTTRTAPRRLQPNMHLVANLRSATLTGASLHRIRLYSTTTVHSLDILVDPRVISQPKRNEKSKKSNKPSYRFVDRVRVQVSGGAGGKGSLSSEQMRRRHHLRPDGGHGGHGGQVFLVADPREQTLSWTHPHAQAEKGTNGSSKECSGRKGENLIIRVPSGNEESLTDSVRRTVVIADLDEPGSYALVARGGQGGIGSSYYASAQGPTPDAKILIRKAKPEPGEIAFLELELKLIADIGLVGFPNAGKSSLLHAMSRASPEIAPYPFTTLHPLIGCIEYQDGYRIRAADIPGLIEGASEGRGCGHAFLRHIERTKALLYIVDAAGTDFRDPAEDLKILAKELESYGDGSLLERRALVVANKLDLLTEEQAFEILEAVGQA